In one Nicotiana sylvestris chromosome 8, ASM39365v2, whole genome shotgun sequence genomic region, the following are encoded:
- the LOC138875439 gene encoding uncharacterized protein codes for MASRKLRPYFQCHPIALVTTYPIRNILHKHELSGTLAKWAIELSEYKITYQSRTAIKSQVLADFVVDFSQGMQLEVKKELQVFNGANPGTWTLFTDGSSNVKGAGLGIVLVQPTGKTIRQAIKCHPITNNEAEYEVVIVGLELARELGINQIIIKSDSQLVVNQILGTYTARKARMQNT; via the coding sequence atggcatctagaaagttaagaccttactttcagtgtcatcctatcgcTTTAGTAACTACCTACCCTAtacgtaatatattacataagcatgagttatcaggtacgttagctaagtgggcaatagagttaagtgaatacaaAATCACATACCAatctagaactgctataaaatcacaagtgttagctgatttcgtggttgattttagccaggggatgcaattagaagtaaaaaaagaattacaggtattcaatggagctaacccgggaacttggactttattcactgatggctcgTCTAATGTAAAAGGTGCAGGTTTAGGGATTGTCTTGGTACAACCTACGGGtaaaaccattcgacaagctattaaatgtcaccccataactaacaatgaagcagagtatgaggttGTGATTgtaggtctagaattggcacgagagcttggcataaatcagattataatcaagagtgattcgcaactcgtggttaatcaaatactggggacttatacagctaggAAAGCAAGGATGCAaaatacttag